The stretch of DNA TCCATTGCGCCAGAGCTGCCTACCAGTCGGTCTATGCGTTCGTGGGGGTGAATCCCGATGGCACCCTGCAACCGCTGACCCTAGATGGGTTCTACCCCGACGAGACGGGAGCGTTTGAGCGCAGCAGCGAGGCCACCGTGGGCGGACTGGCCAGCTTTGACCCAGACACCAGCCTCCTGACGGTGTTCAGCAAGGCCCGGGGGCTGGGGGACTGTGGCTCGCTGGCGGAGTATCGCTGGGCGGAGGGCGACCTGGAGCTGACCACCTTCCGCTACCAGGCCTGCAGCGACTCGCCAGGGGAGTTTGTCAACCCCGACGACTACCCGCAGATCTATCCTTAGCCATTGATGAGCCAT from Leptolyngbya sp. KIOST-1 encodes:
- a CDS encoding DUF1176 domain-containing protein; amino-acid sequence: MKQLNPGWSATAALLLVAIAGCNAPAPSGSASPPATADSTPSALPADEVLLQTVLEQVEEQDLCDGFYQPEVAEAESQVYRAGDRALVEIHCARAAYQSVYAFVGVNPDGTLQPLTLDGFYPDETGAFERSSEATVGGLASFDPDTSLLTVFSKARGLGDCGSLAEYRWAEGDLELTTFRYQACSDSPGEFVNPDDYPQIYP